The nucleotide window AAGAAAAGGTAACAGGTAATAGATAAACATTTGATAACATCTGATTTAACAGTAAAACTTCAGCAGTTACACCATCTCAAGATGACTGAGGAAGATCTGTAGAACCCttgatattttatatttatgaaacAAGAAAGTGAGAGGGGTACAACATGCAAACAACTGCCCATTTAAAGCACCCCGTATTTATTAACCCCAAATCTTCCTTCAAATACAAACCCTctaattttttacataaaaaggAAAGCTAAACCTTAGTTTCTAGTGTTTTAACAAATTAAtccagtgttttcatttttcagtgctagttacttcagaaaaatacatgttCAATGTAAACCAAGATTATTATTAGGAAGCCTCACTTGTCAAACTGTGATATGACAGGTTCTTATTAATGTTAGTTGCAGCTCACTAATAAATAGGCTCTATTTACACATAGAGTGTCCTGGAAAGTCAATACAGCAGATAACTtgtttagatatttttcttttttacataagTATTTAAGGtgtaacaaatttttttttggttgtatCAAAAAGGTTTCTATTCTCCTACTGAACATTTGAGGGATTTTTGTGTTTGACACCTAATAAAGATTGTGACATGTAAATCCTCCATACACTGAAGGGATGATGATCAAAGAGCTATCTTCAAGTGAGTACCAAGTAAATATGTTTAACAAGTATAATAGAAGCCAGACATACAGAGTGAAACGCCTTTCATACAGATttgaatttaattcaaacacatcCCACCGCTGTAATGAGTCCACTTTTTGTATGTATAGCCTCTCCCACTTACTTCTACTTTGGAATCAGAACTGAAGTCATCTGGCTTGTAGCTATCAATAGACATAATGCAAAGAGAACATGAAAAGGGCAGACCCGTGAGGGACACCAAAGCTCAGGAGACAACTATGCACATTTGCTCCCTGAGATGATGGAACTTGGATATCTGTCTTATTCAAAGTGCTTACTTGTCAAAGGggtgggcaaaaaaaaaaaagagggaacgGCTAAAATTCAGCTTCCACAGTGCCCCCTCTTAAATGGACTAAAAAAGGTAGGACACCTAGAACAAGGAGGGCGTGGCAtggagaggggaagaatcatACCAACAGTGACAACAGAAAATGCTAATACATTTCTAAAGTTAGAACTGAACCAGCTCCAGGTACAGCAGAACTCAAAAGAACACTGCCACATACTGAACAAAGTAGCAAAAATAAAGGTGTCCATTATTTAGCATTCATGATGTAAAAGGCTGCAGATGCAAATGACGTGTGCAAGGCCACGAGAATTTCTTTCACCTTATGTGCTGGCTTTTGACATCTCTGTTTTAAACAAGGTTAACTAGACATTTCTAGAAAGCTCATCACAgatgaggagcagctggggagaagaaaCCTATGCAGACATTTATCAGCTGTAAGGATGGTCAGAGGACCACAGAACATGGCTGCTAACTTTATTCTTACTCTGCATAGTGAGTGCTTATCAAGTAAACTTGTGTGTGTGGTGCAGAAAATGGCAAGGTTTAGACAGGGCAGTCAAGTTCTTTTGGATCTAATAATTACTAACAATTTGCATACGCACCTAACGTACTAGGATAGGCACTTTCTAAATAAATAGGAATtaactttgaaacaaaacaaaacaaacgaATATGGCCAAAGGAGGACTAAGATGAGACCACAATCATTTCCATTCTGAACTCAAGATTTTCATGAAGTCTTTGGAGATTAAAGGCTAGTACAAAACCAACACCAACTCATGAACTACAAATATGAATTTTGAAAAGACAACTTGACTGCTTCAGAAAACAGTcaatactgttttaaaaagtaGGTCACTACAGGTCTCAATCTCTGTACAATTCCAGTTTCAATCAGAAAAAAGGGAAGTAATATGAAAAAACATAACTGTCTGCTGAAAACCAAGATACCATCTTCCAATCAATAATGGACAGAGGTTAGTTTTAACCAGCTTTCATAGTCCAATTCCCCTCATCTACAGTTCTCAAACTTTATAGAAACCATACAcaatatttgaaaaatctgtaaagatGGACTTTTCTCTTTCACCAAGATACCCAGTTTCCATGCTGGCCTATAACAACATACGTCTCTGCTAACTCAGAGTCATTCCCCCCAGTTTGGAGTTATCAAACAAGCTTCCAAATAACACAGTGGGGCTCTTACTCCCTCAGAACAGTCCCTTCAGAATACCACATCTTTAGGATTCACTGTTCGCAATTATTGCTGCCATCAGAAGGGCTTATAACATCCCTTTCAAATGAAAACTGAGGCTGAGTTTTAAGGTAACATTAATTCAGGTTAACAAAAAAACATCACAAGAGTGGACAGTATTACTCCCCATTAATCAACATCCACATTCCTGTCAGCCAGCCACAAAGCTACATTCATGATTTCTTGATAAATACTGTCTTGTAatcatgttggggttttttgtttgtttcaagagACTTTCTGAAATAGAGATGTTGAGTTCTACTGTACCCTTCTATTTTTGTACTTGAACGGAAACCAACCTTCATTACTTTTCAAGCTTTCCTTACAAGTTTGACTCGTGATGTTTTAAATACCAAATATAGCTAGAAcgtgaaaattaatttttctttgacatATCAATATTCTCTAAATGATTTAAACTGAACAGTTCAGAACCATTCCAATCATAGCTTAAGCTATCTACTACTTGTTAAAATATTATGGCTGAACTGTTCACACCAGTCTGTAAATTACTGGATCTCAATGTATACCCCTGTCAGTTATCTGAAACCCAGCTCTCTGAATGCCTATGCTTTTTCAGTCCTTAATCTCCTTTTCTCATGTTGACAAGAAGatcagaccattttttttttgagtgatgAGAAATCTCATgctcttcaatttcttttttttggtggtcCTTGCTTATTAGCTACTTCACAAAATGATTTCCTGTATTTAGTCACTTAACTAAAATAAAGGTATGCTGGACTGCTTTAAACAAGTCCTCCCATAGATTACCTCTTCCCATTAGGACTATGGGTCTTTCAGAAGCTGTCAAGGCATCTAAGGGTTTCAGTTCAGGTTTGTAAATGCTTCCAAAAATGTGTGGCTCCTGGATGCTTTACATGTTTAGAATTTGAATACAGTCCAATATTATAGTCAGTGAAATTGAATTATTAAACTGGTATAAGCCATCTGAAACAAATACATTCACATTTATGCAGTATTTTTGGATTACAAAGGCACTGAAATAGTTCCGAGCTGCTTACAAATAAGCCACCATATAGGCAATGAGTCTGTGCATCATTTCCATATCCTTCACAGTCTTTCTGTCTGCTCCCAATTAAAAACTCTCAGATGAATGCGGTATGTCTTAATGCACGtaagttacaaagaaaaatgcatacCTGGACACTACCATCAGCTAAGTAATTAGTGAAAGATCTTTAAGGGTCCAGTGCTCTGTATAAAGAATTCAATTTAAAACTCCCCAGTGTCTTCACCGCATGGCAGACCAAGTTGCCGAGACAGTCACTAAAAAGGACAAATCTGCAGTCCATGGTTCAACCAACATTAGTCTCAGAATTCACAGCCTTGACGGTGAACACATTGCTATATTGAGATTAACAAATtgttccacttttttttcccccatattttaAGGTATACATCACTCATGAAAGGTGTCAGATTGAGTGCATTAGAAACTGATGTTCTCTGCCCACAGGAATGGTACCTCAGAAGCCACAATACAAGCTTTCACACACAGGTCTGTCAGAATATCCCCAAATCTTTTCTGATGGATTCCTTTTACAGTAAGGAAATACATCAGTCTCTATGCTGACTCAATCAGTGGTTCCAATTAAGGTCATTTATTGTGTTGACTGGGGTACATGGACAATTGTTCCTTTGAAACTGGATGGAGGCCCCCAATTCATTTCACATAGGCCACCAAATTGTCAGAGGGTAACTACAAACCTGAACCATATTTGAATCAGTGACCTAGAAATGAAAGGCTCTGCATCCTTCCCCGAGCCATCCAGTTTCccctcaaaaaatattttaatctgtctTCATGTTAGGTTTATTTAAATCTCCGATATTGAAGTTGAATTCCTTGAAGACTTGTATAAGAACAATTCCAATAGATACTGTGGTGAATCCACAAGCCATTCCCAAGAAATCTACCACTCCTACATTACTCCATTCCCTGAAAAGGATGGCTGAAGCCAGCAGGACTAGGGTGGTAAACACAACATAGTAGATGGCACCAAACACAGAGGAGTCAAAACATTCCAGTGCCTTATTGATATATCTGAACTGAATGATAATGCTACATCCTAATACTGCCAGAAGTACCAGACAGAGGTACAGAGCCCTTTGACTCGATGGGTTATTGTGAAAGATATCTTGAGCAGCCAGCCCAATGCCTTTTGTGCTGGGAACAGTGAAACTGCCCAACAGAGAGCAAATACTGATGTAAACCATGATATTAGTAGGTCCATGAGCTGGAGCTATCCAGAAGATAAGCAGGAGAAGCATTAGCAGCACTATGCAGAGATAACCcacaaaaactggaaaacaaaaagaaaacaagataataGCAAGGTGAAAACTCCTGGTCTTCTAAACATTCATGTCATACCAGTGAACTTCAGGTATACACCACAATTAAGATTTGCTATTGAATATAGATACAATCCAGATGTTATGGGCATTTGCAACTGATGTTGTCATGTTCTTTGGGTAAAACAAATCATCATGTAGTAAAATACACACTTGCACAAGTGAACCGGATTTAAgatggctcttttttttttttattgtctcttCCATCAGGACGATACTCCTTAAAGGCTCCTGTGACAGACAGCAGTGATAACACCTCATTCATAACCAGTTCAATAAAGCATGGTGTGTGGATATAGCAAAGAGCTTAAACATAAAGCTAGATCCCATTAAGGTGAGTAGGGAGAGTTGGAAGACCTGGGAGGCCATATCATTTACATTATAGCATCAGTACACAGATTAGACTGGTGAAAAACAATTCCTGctttacagttttaaataaatgtatttccaaTTCATTTTGGTCAGATTGAAATGGTAAATTTAGACCagggtatttgttttcttttctttctttgcaaatttTTTGGATAGCTGATGTTACTAGGTTTGAGTTTCTCTCATCTAAAGCAATTAAAGGAAATAACAACAGCTGGCAGTTTAGCTCttatgcaagaaaaataaaagtgggTCTGGCCCATATTAGCACTAGTACGTGTCCCCCAGCAGCTGGTGGGGCTTCAGATTCTCTGTGAGAAAGAACAGGCATTTCAGCATATGTCACAGCAGCCTATTTCTACTATTTATTGTGCAAAGAAATCTGCTCGGAACACACCTGGTGTCTAGtataaacttttaattaaaaaaaaatgcagaattaaagaCAATcggtattttttgttttgtatacaACAGCTTAAATTGAGATCCTAGAATTATACCTTTCATCTCTTAACTAGCAAGATACACTTTTTCGTAATATTAGAAAATTACAAGTTCAAATGGCAATTGTTCTGAGCTTGCCGTGCAGAAGAATGTTTTCAAAAGTatccatattttcctttctgtacacATGTATCAATAAATCTGACAAGTTCCAAGTACAACAAGGCATAGTTTTCCTACACAAAAGCTGTACTGGTTTGCCTCTCATATCACGGCTTCTTCAGAAGTCAATTTTCCTACCTGGTAAAAGGGGTAAGCCTCTTCATCCTGCATGTTCTTGATCAGTCTCACAAAATCATTATGAGTTAATAAAAGAGCAAAGTACCTGGATTTGTAAGTTTCTCTTCAAGCTCAGCCTGAGTCGTTACACTCTCGGACTTCGGGGAATGGATGATGAGAACAACAGACCCAGCGCAGCTCAGCAAACATCCCAGCTTGCCAAGAatgttcagtttttctttcagtaagtAAGAAGCTAAAATGGAGCTTTcacaaagaggaaggaaataaaaagtttgaCTACATTCTGTTAATAATACTCCAAGAGTGATGTGCCACATGAATTTCCCTCTTAAAGGAATAGTATCAAAAGTTGGTGGATCTTTGAGCAAATGTCAGTGGATtctcagaaatgcatttctgacTTATCTTAGGAAAGATTCATCCAGTCTCAGTCTTACTCAAACCTTGATGTCTCatctcagggggaaaaaaaaccccacaccaaaaacccaaccccagcaccccaaaaaccAACACCAGATCACCCCCTCACCAGGCATCTGGCACCCAAGCCAGATAGCTACTCATTAACAATTTGGTGAGATCTCAGAGCCCCATTTTTATAGGTGCTACACAGCCATAAGATAAAAGTGACCTTTGGTTAGAAAGATCAAAGGGCTCAGCTCAGACATGTAGCTGaccaaaatacaaaaaattatgTGACCTAGGATAAAATAATAGGTGTTAAGTAGAGCACCATCAGTGTGCTTCACAGTGTATAAAACTAAAGACAGCCGTGAAGCCCATACAAAGCAATCTACACTCTGAAGTAGATGACCAGTGCTGTCAGATACACAATGCAGCAGCCAGCAGTAGGCAACAGAAAAATCTCGAGGCAATGCACAGCTTTGTTTGTAAAGAACTGTACTTTTTCACTGCGGTAGTTTCACAACTGTAGCTTAGCTATTCACAAAACATTTAGCTGCATATTAAACTCCTTTTAGGAACACTCACTGCCTTTTTTGTTCCTCCCCCACCATGAACATAACATTGAAGAAGCTGGGGTCATGCATATGCAAGAGAGTCCCTTGCTTCAAGAAAGGGGTCAAATCCAATTAAATGAAAATCAGCATCAATAAATACATGTGGGCTGTGGATAGCAGGGGAGAGAAAGAATGTGAGATAAAAGGAAAGATCTACATAGTAAGGGAACTGTGAATAAGAGAATAAACAGAAGAGTCCAGAATAACCagagtgaaggggaaaaaaaaaatgtttatctgtTCCAGATCATAGTGATAGTTAAAGCAGAAGGTACTCAGGAACCCTTTCATCACCATTGCCTTCCACCCCTCCCCCTGCCACTTTCCTGGGGAAAACAGGAACAGATGACATTATAAGACACGATTAACAGACATCTTCAGAGGTGACAACTTAGTAGAGCCTGACACCTTCTCAGTGGACCTTCAGTGATCACTGAGTCTATCTGACATTTTATTAAGTAGTAACAACATTCAGATAAGAACAAGAAAAGCAAACTCTTACCCAAATGGAACGCCAAGAGCTCCCAAGGGCGTCACTAGCACAGTTGGGACTGCAGTGTAGGCCAAGAAATTCCCTATTTGACCCAGAGCCACTGCCAAGAGAATCAGAAATAAGCCTTTGTAAAAGAAGTCAAGAAAACTTACCCAATACTGTTTGGGAAAGACTGACCTAACTGGAAAACAGATGTTACATATTTGCTTAGTTCTGTTAATTTTGCACTTAAACAAAATGGCTgtaatttttctatattttaaaattattttttaacataggATTTATATTTGCCACACAAGAAGATCCAAGAGGGCACAGTAAATAATCTCAATTGCAAGTTCTCTCAGTTGAATATAAATAAGATTATGAATTAGATACACTCATGGATTATACTCAAATATCTCAATATTACACTCAAATATTTATATGAGGAGGGCTAAAAGTATATATAAcccattatttcatttttagaacGTGCATACATGTAACACGAACGCACTTGGTTATAGTTCCTAACAGCCATGTTAcctttggcgggggggggggggggggggggaggtgcggGGAAATAAGGACACTACTGAGGAAAGGAATCTACTAATAAAATACGAAGCACATGCATAAGGGCTCTTCAATACATAGCAGACCACATCAGATTTTTCACAACACTATATAACATCAAAAGTAATTCCTGACCACTTCAAAAAGAACAGATCCCTGGCAAGTCACAGTAACAGCCTCacaatcttatttttttcctttctgccaatAAAAGCAAATTCCAAGATGTACCACACTATTGCACATCACATCTGTGATAAACAGGTCATGCGTTCaagttttcagttaaaaaataaaagctggatGGTTTTGCAACTGCTGGCAAGTTTGTAATAGGTCAACATGATGCTTGCAGTTACAAGGTCTGTGGTAACTGGCAAGAACGTTGAGATTGAACACAAACTAAATACAGCTCAAATTTCCAGTTGATGTTAAGAGCCATTATcagcatttaaaaacatttcaagaaTCCAAGCTGTCTTTATGCTCAGGCTGGCATTGCCCTCAACTATCAAATATCGTTACCATTATCCTGTTCTTTACACCTGCAAAGCACTgtgcaaacattaattaatttacCAAATTAGCTCACATTACCAGTAGAGCTGAAGACCTGTGTAACCTACAGGAAACGCGAAGACGACAAACAAACCTACAAAACTGCAAAGTGTGGCAAAATTACACTAATTCAATTCACTGGGGCTTTCTCTACATGAAGAAGTGAGCCAGAGAAGTTAATGAGCAGCATTTCTAGAGCACAAGAGTCAGTGATGGTCTCACTGGCCCTGGGAACAGACTAACTCAGCTATCTGCCTCAGGCTTGGTTTTCAGCAGACATATGTGGCAACCCTGGCATTATCTTCAAGGCATCCGAAGGCACTTGCACGGAGGATGGGGCACAGCTGGCATGCTCTGTTTCTGCAGATGACATACATTTCCAAGTGACTCTGACAAAAGGTTGCTTATTTTGATGGTCAGATGCCTTAACATTCTGTTGGAAGAACCCTAACAGACGGCAACAACAGCGATCCATAAATTAGGTCTTTGAAGCTTGAGTCAAACTGCACGTATTGTAAGACAACTGAACTTACCAGAGGTTTTCAGTATCACCATGGAGTAATAGTAACAGTCTCCTACCACCACAAATGAGAGACCAGGACTAATTAAGCCCAATTAGAAAAAGGATCTCAGTAATTGTTACCATCCACCTGATGTTGAAGACCTTTCCTGTCAACCTATCCAGTTGTCTCTGGACAGAAGTCCTCTCCTGATACATCAATGCTGTAAGTCAAGACATGGCTTCAGTTTTTGAAGGCACACCAAGCTTGCTAAAGGAGTACCAATATCCCTGAAGTTATTGGAACACAAAACTTGATGTACACTGACATGTCTACATTAGCAAGGAGACCAGGAATAGATCCATACAGCAAAAGATGTCTGCTCTACGCATGTCAGGGGTTTTATTTCAGACTAACTTCAGGCTGCTCCCACAGACTGAAAATCTATTTGCAGCTGGTGTGCGTTAGCCATGTTCCTGGAGTGCATCTTCCAGCCTACTTTCATCTTAAAGGCCAGTTCAGGAGCTCCAACACCACTCCACAATGTGAAATAAAGCCCAATTCATGGAGACAAACAGATTTGCTTCACAAATGTATTTTGCATCTGCAATAAAACACTAACATAGATGTATCCACTATAAAAAACCAGCCGCATCCATACTGCTATCAAAACCTGCACTGAAACTAATTAATTAGCCAATTAATTAGTTTAATGCTCATTGAAATACCTGTACACATGCTGCAATCACTCTTTTGACTACAGTGTAAGAAAAAAGTCCCTTAGAAGAATCTGTAGCCTTTCCTTTGAAGTCTTCAGTAATCCAGTGGATCCCAAGGCCCCAAAATGGTTAGGCAGTGTTACGCTCAGTCAGCATGTCAACACAGAAATGCTTGTTCACCATCTGAACAAATATTGTGAAAACAAGTTGATAGAGTTTATGTGGGTTTTATTAGTCATCCAAACTCCAAATTCCCTGCTTGAAAAAATTATGTGAGATAACTGGGGATACTGCTAATTTCCCAAACATCGCCTTTCTCTGCACCCCATAGGCGCCTACCTGGCTCTTGCTATTGCTGTTTGCGACTCTGTTGCAATTCTGAATCTGTAATATCCTTAAGTAATTCTTCCCTTGGTTCCTTTGTAAACTTACTGggactttgttttgaaatacctGCACCTGGCTACTGGACAAAAGCCAACTGATACCATTCCCTTCAGCTGTTTTGCCTTCATTCAATTCAGTCAGCTCTTTTAAGCATGAAATCATTTTCTCTGATTCACCAAGATAAACTCCTGTAATAAAACCTCTCTTATTTTAACTCCTCCTGCTTGAAGATTCAAGATGGGAACTCCGTGAGCGATGAACAACAGTGATTAATGCACAGATTTATCGCTACTTATGCAGTAGCAATAAATCCTCCTGGCAAAGGAGGAAGCTGACAAAGAACTACTTAAACTCAAGCTAAATTAGCTGAGGAGTTTCCTCTGAAGCAATGTTGGCTTCTACACTTGCTGTGAACTTAGCTCTTCAAGGAATTTATCAGTTTCTGTTCCTTTTGCATAGCTTGAAGACGACAAAAACAGAGACTTACCTTGCTGCCATGAAACAAGGGGCACAACTGGACTCACATACTTCTCAGAAACAGCATCAGATCATTTCCAAATAATTCACAAAAGGCTGGGTTAGAGTCTAGA belongs to Strix uralensis isolate ZFMK-TIS-50842 chromosome 2, bStrUra1, whole genome shotgun sequence and includes:
- the NIPA1 gene encoding magnesium transporter NIPA1 isoform X1 codes for the protein MRMAVGAAAGEGPAQSPGPAAVSLGLSVAVVSSLVNGSTFVLQKKGIVRARGRGTSYLTDIVWWSGTIAMALGQIGNFLAYTAVPTVLVTPLGALGVPFGSILASYLLKEKLNILGKLGCLLSCAGSVVLIIHSPKSESVTTQAELEEKLTNPVFVGYLCIVLLMLLLLIFWIAPAHGPTNIMVYISICSLLGSFTVPSTKGIGLAAQDIFHNNPSSQRALYLCLVLLAVLGCSIIIQFRYINKALECFDSSVFGAIYYVVFTTLVLLASAILFREWSNVGVVDFLGMACGFTTVSIGIVLIQVFKEFNFNIGDLNKPNMKTD
- the NIPA1 gene encoding magnesium transporter NIPA1 isoform X3 — encoded protein: MALGQIGNFLAYTAVPTVLVTPLGALGVPFGSILASYLLKEKLNILGKLGCLLSCAGSVVLIIHSPKSESVTTQAELEEKLTNPVFVGYLCIVLLMLLLLIFWIAPAHGPTNIMVYISICSLLGSFTVPSTKGIGLAAQDIFHNNPSSQRALYLCLVLLAVLGCSIIIQFRYINKALECFDSSVFGAIYYVVFTTLVLLASAILFREWSNVGVVDFLGMACGFTTVSIGIVLIQVFKEFNFNIGDLNKPNMKTD
- the NIPA1 gene encoding magnesium transporter NIPA1 isoform X2 codes for the protein MCTVALGQIGNFLAYTAVPTVLVTPLGALGVPFGSILASYLLKEKLNILGKLGCLLSCAGSVVLIIHSPKSESVTTQAELEEKLTNPVFVGYLCIVLLMLLLLIFWIAPAHGPTNIMVYISICSLLGSFTVPSTKGIGLAAQDIFHNNPSSQRALYLCLVLLAVLGCSIIIQFRYINKALECFDSSVFGAIYYVVFTTLVLLASAILFREWSNVGVVDFLGMACGFTTVSIGIVLIQVFKEFNFNIGDLNKPNMKTD